From the Candidatus Methanoplasma cognatum genome, one window contains:
- the coaBC gene encoding bifunctional phosphopantothenoylcysteine decarboxylase/phosphopantothenate--cysteine ligase CoaBC, with protein sequence MMHPSEEIFCEKSSRLRGKTIVIGITGSIAATECFSVIRELVRHGAKVIPVMTPSGAKLAAPDAVEFAAGIKPITELTGQTEHVTHLGDPSAADLFIVYPATANTISKMAHGIDDTAVTSMAVIALGGKIPVAVAPAMHELMYDNPAVSKNLELLAEWGVHIIGPHRDGVRARAASRDEIVSWAVKLLSRNDLAGRRILVIGGRSEEPIDSMRMITNRSTGQMALALAQRAFERGADVELWMGGCNVALPDFLKVKRFSAVSDLVEMVDGIDHDITIMPAALADFTPAIKREGKIPSDKPFDLELMPVPKVLPMIRKKCRNVIGFKAEAGLTLAELEKKARARMEEYDLRAVVANDVDDAGRSTSSVILVTSKQSKNITGTKIEVSDEILNHCAEIV encoded by the coding sequence ATGATGCACCCGTCAGAAGAGATATTTTGTGAGAAGAGCAGCAGACTGAGAGGAAAGACCATAGTCATCGGGATAACCGGAAGCATAGCCGCGACGGAATGCTTCTCCGTGATACGGGAACTGGTGAGGCACGGGGCCAAAGTGATCCCGGTGATGACCCCGAGCGGAGCTAAGCTTGCGGCGCCGGATGCGGTAGAGTTCGCCGCTGGAATAAAACCGATCACGGAGCTCACCGGACAGACGGAGCACGTCACCCATCTCGGGGACCCTTCCGCCGCCGACCTGTTCATCGTCTATCCCGCGACAGCCAACACAATATCGAAGATGGCGCACGGAATAGACGACACAGCAGTGACGTCGATGGCGGTGATCGCGCTCGGAGGGAAGATACCCGTAGCGGTCGCGCCCGCAATGCATGAGCTGATGTACGACAACCCCGCGGTGTCGAAGAACCTCGAACTCCTCGCGGAGTGGGGAGTGCATATAATAGGGCCGCACAGGGACGGGGTCAGAGCAAGAGCCGCTTCCAGGGATGAGATAGTATCGTGGGCGGTGAAACTCCTGTCGAGGAACGATCTCGCCGGCCGCCGCATACTGGTGATAGGAGGAAGGAGCGAGGAGCCGATAGATTCCATGAGAATGATAACCAACAGGTCCACAGGCCAAATGGCTCTGGCACTTGCGCAGCGCGCCTTTGAGAGAGGGGCGGATGTGGAGCTTTGGATGGGAGGTTGCAACGTAGCGCTGCCGGACTTCCTGAAGGTAAAAAGATTCTCCGCAGTGTCCGATCTAGTAGAGATGGTAGACGGAATAGACCACGATATTACGATAATGCCTGCCGCTTTGGCGGATTTCACCCCGGCAATTAAGAGAGAAGGAAAGATACCCAGCGATAAGCCCTTCGATCTGGAGCTGATGCCGGTCCCGAAGGTCCTTCCCATGATAAGGAAAAAATGCAGGAACGTCATCGGATTCAAGGCGGAAGCGGGGCTCACCCTGGCCGAACTGGAAAAGAAGGCGAGGGCGAGGATGGAGGAATATGATCTCAGGGCGGTGGTCGCCAACGACGTCGATGACGCGGGCAGGTCAACATCCTCGGTGATCCTGGTCACGAGCAAGCAGTCAAAGAACATCACGGGCACGAAGATCGAAGTGTCCGACGAGATACTGAACCACTGTGCGGAAATAGTATGA
- a CDS encoding pantothenate kinase, whose product MTSAFCPAHITCFFTPAASENTLERGSRGVGVRLSLGTTVHADEITGRTKVLINGKADGARITRHVLEHMAPDRNFEVNAECGLPLGQGFGMSASGAVAAALCLSDITGKSRKEAFEAAHTAEVVCGGGLGDVAGLMHEGDVPIRIKAGLPPIGSVIDRGIVFERMTLVVLGRKLSTAGVLGDDERLRVICDAGDAAMGAFLTNGTKERLFEISGRFSAEAGVRGREVAEAMNILEGNGIRSSMCMLGNSIFTDVSDKDVEEILGDGNRMFSASSTGEPARIIRKA is encoded by the coding sequence ATGACATCGGCGTTCTGCCCGGCCCACATAACCTGCTTCTTCACCCCCGCCGCTTCCGAGAACACCCTGGAGAGAGGATCAAGAGGCGTCGGCGTAAGGCTGAGCTTGGGCACGACCGTCCATGCGGATGAGATAACAGGAAGAACAAAGGTCCTGATCAACGGAAAGGCCGACGGCGCGAGGATAACCAGGCATGTCCTGGAGCATATGGCGCCGGACCGAAATTTCGAGGTGAACGCCGAGTGCGGTCTCCCTCTGGGTCAAGGGTTCGGGATGAGCGCATCGGGGGCCGTCGCCGCGGCTCTCTGCTTATCGGATATCACCGGCAAAAGCAGGAAGGAGGCTTTCGAAGCGGCGCATACGGCGGAGGTCGTCTGCGGAGGGGGGCTAGGGGATGTCGCCGGGCTGATGCACGAAGGGGATGTTCCGATAAGGATTAAGGCAGGATTGCCGCCCATCGGGAGTGTTATCGATCGGGGGATAGTATTTGAGAGAATGACCCTGGTCGTTCTTGGGCGCAAGCTGAGCACCGCCGGCGTTCTCGGCGATGATGAAAGACTGAGAGTGATATGTGACGCGGGCGACGCCGCAATGGGTGCATTCCTTACTAACGGGACCAAAGAGAGGCTTTTCGAAATATCCGGCAGATTCTCAGCCGAAGCCGGCGTAAGAGGCAGGGAGGTGGCCGAAGCGATGAACATACTCGAAGGCAACGGAATAAGGTCATCGATGTGCATGCTCGGCAACAGTATTTTTACCGATGTCTCCGACAAAGATGTCGAGGAAATTCTGGGAGATGGTAACAGGATGTTCTCAGCATCGTCGACCGGCGAGCCGGCCCGAATCATTCGAAAAGCGTGA
- a CDS encoding DUF357 domain-containing protein: protein MKDTISEERIDRYLEITKKALEKLRIAAPDRSFGKRLADDFLEMATSYYNDAKHFRGSGDLVTAFAAVNYAHGWLDCGARIGLFDVGEDDVLFTLFE from the coding sequence ATGAAAGATACCATTTCAGAAGAAAGGATTGACAGATATCTTGAGATCACAAAGAAAGCGCTGGAAAAGCTGAGGATAGCCGCCCCTGACAGGTCGTTCGGCAAAAGGCTTGCCGACGATTTCCTTGAGATGGCGACCTCATATTACAATGATGCGAAACATTTCAGGGGATCGGGAGACCTTGTCACGGCGTTCGCGGCGGTCAACTATGCGCATGGCTGGCTGGACTGCGGCGCCAGGATAGGATTGTTTGACGTCGGGGAAGATGACGTTCTTTTCACGCTTTTCGAATGA
- a CDS encoding ribose-phosphate diphosphokinase, translating into MIIVGGSSSRDLAKELSNTLGCTYVQAATTRFPDGECYTRIDIGSLSDDVVIVQNTYPDSNLIEMFLLQDAVKKMGAERVTLVIPYFGYARQDRVFKPGEPESAKVMINHLGLMCDRVLTVDIHKESVLDYFKCPHKDLKAAPAIADYFRNKNIDLVLSPDLGAKDRAKAVGEMMGVPYDHLEKVRLSGSEVKISPAQMDCMGKNILIVDDMISTGGTIVAAKQALREAEAKSVSVVCTHGLFVSNALERLTGNALEAVLCCNTLENEVSHISVAGIISNALKESW; encoded by the coding sequence ATGATAATAGTCGGCGGGTCGTCATCCAGAGATCTAGCTAAGGAGCTGTCGAACACACTCGGATGCACATATGTGCAGGCGGCGACCACAAGGTTCCCGGACGGTGAATGTTACACACGGATCGACATAGGGTCTCTGAGCGACGATGTGGTGATAGTGCAGAACACCTATCCCGACTCCAACCTCATCGAGATGTTCCTGCTGCAGGATGCGGTGAAGAAAATGGGCGCGGAAAGAGTGACGCTAGTCATCCCCTATTTCGGATATGCCAGACAGGACAGGGTGTTCAAGCCCGGAGAGCCGGAAAGCGCCAAGGTGATGATAAATCATCTGGGCTTGATGTGCGACCGCGTTCTTACCGTGGACATCCACAAGGAATCCGTGCTGGATTACTTCAAATGTCCGCACAAGGACCTCAAAGCGGCGCCCGCGATCGCAGATTACTTCAGAAATAAGAACATCGATCTGGTACTCTCTCCGGACCTTGGGGCAAAGGACAGAGCAAAGGCCGTCGGCGAAATGATGGGAGTACCGTACGATCATCTTGAGAAAGTGCGCCTTTCGGGATCGGAGGTGAAGATATCTCCCGCGCAGATGGACTGCATGGGGAAGAACATCCTTATCGTTGACGATATGATATCCACAGGCGGCACCATTGTGGCCGCGAAACAGGCTTTGAGGGAGGCCGAGGCCAAGAGCGTATCAGTCGTATGCACGCACGGGCTTTTCGTGAGCAATGCTTTGGAGAGGCTCACCGGCAATGCTTTGGAAGCGGTCCTCTGCTGCAATACTCTTGAGAACGAAGTATCTCACATATCAGTTGCCGGCATAATATCCAATGCATTGAAAGAGAGCTGGTGA
- the proS gene encoding proline--tRNA ligase has product MEKEDNFGDWYLEIVEKANLSDKRYPIKGMNVWTPYGWKAMSNIDRFIRQELDATHHDEVCFPLMIPETEFKKEKDHIKGFDSEVYWVTHAGLNELDVRLVLRPTSETAMYPMFALWVRSHQDLPLKVYQIVNVFRYETKQTRAFMRVREIHFFESHTCHASEEDAQRQIEEDVEMLSKIAKRLCLPYFLSVRTEWDKFPGAYYTVGIDTVMPNGKTLQIGSIHHYRTNFSEPYEITYEDENSEHKHVHQTTYGMSERLLGALIGAHSDDKGMIMPPDIAPFQTVIIPIFSKDNSTQVLEAARALAEDLSDHGIRVKLDDRDTRPGSKYYDWEIKGVPLRLEIGGRDIEKNVVSFARRDTGEKGQIELKSAGNGVKLLLNMISSTLLEKAKASQMSKLQEIDSLDSIPEGRILRFGWCGCEECGHKFEDTYDMKILGTPYPAEEGYKGSCIICGKDAGQPTLAARTM; this is encoded by the coding sequence TTGGAGAAAGAGGACAACTTCGGCGACTGGTATCTGGAGATAGTGGAGAAGGCAAACCTCTCCGACAAAAGATACCCGATAAAGGGAATGAACGTCTGGACCCCCTATGGCTGGAAAGCGATGAGCAACATCGACCGTTTCATCAGGCAGGAGCTTGATGCGACGCATCACGATGAGGTCTGTTTCCCGCTGATGATCCCGGAGACCGAGTTCAAAAAAGAGAAGGACCACATCAAAGGGTTTGATTCCGAGGTATACTGGGTGACCCACGCCGGGCTGAACGAGCTTGACGTGAGATTGGTGCTGCGGCCAACCTCGGAAACAGCGATGTACCCCATGTTCGCCCTTTGGGTGAGGTCGCACCAGGACCTTCCGCTGAAGGTCTACCAGATCGTGAACGTTTTCCGCTATGAAACGAAGCAGACAAGGGCTTTCATGAGAGTGAGGGAGATACATTTCTTTGAATCACACACCTGCCACGCGTCCGAGGAGGACGCGCAGAGGCAGATCGAAGAGGATGTCGAGATGCTGTCAAAGATAGCGAAGAGGCTGTGCCTGCCGTACTTCCTTTCCGTCAGGACCGAATGGGACAAATTCCCCGGCGCGTACTACACCGTAGGAATAGACACAGTCATGCCGAATGGAAAGACGCTGCAGATCGGTTCTATACACCACTACCGCACGAACTTCTCCGAGCCGTATGAGATAACTTATGAGGATGAGAACAGCGAACACAAACATGTGCACCAGACGACCTACGGCATGAGCGAGAGGCTGCTCGGGGCCCTGATCGGAGCTCACTCTGATGACAAGGGGATGATAATGCCGCCCGACATAGCGCCTTTCCAGACAGTGATAATACCCATCTTTTCAAAAGACAACAGCACACAGGTGCTGGAGGCCGCGCGTGCGCTCGCGGAAGATCTCTCAGATCACGGCATAAGGGTAAAGCTTGACGACAGAGACACAAGGCCCGGAAGCAAATATTACGACTGGGAGATCAAAGGAGTGCCGCTGAGGCTGGAGATAGGCGGAAGAGACATCGAAAAGAACGTAGTCTCGTTTGCCAGAAGGGACACGGGAGAAAAAGGACAGATCGAGCTGAAGAGCGCGGGAAACGGAGTGAAGCTTCTTCTTAATATGATATCCTCCACGCTCCTGGAGAAAGCAAAGGCGTCTCAGATGTCCAAACTGCAAGAGATCGATTCCCTAGACAGCATACCGGAGGGGAGGATCCTGAGGTTCGGATGGTGCGGCTGCGAGGAATGCGGCCACAAGTTCGAAGACACATACGACATGAAGATACTCGGTACCCCATACCCCGCGGAAGAAGGGTACAAAGGAAGCTGCATCATCTGCGGCAAGGATGCCGGACAACCTACGCTGGCCGCCCGTACGATGTGA
- a CDS encoding methyltransferase domain-containing protein, with protein MTFQEGETVYLVDRSGKRIWLKVSYEMLKIASLGTVDGVRFKDLDDGSQMSIVGKDYFVFRPGAVELMESLDRGAQIITPKDAATIIFNCGIRSGDTVLEVGAGSGGLTTALLSAVAPAGTVHTLEFKEENAKLALKNVKRTGLDRYWKYTIGDARCAKVDITADVLVMDMPDPWLALNNLCGNLRPGGRVCSYVPNMNQAETAVAALREKGFAEVYALENIQRGLEVHPGGVRPSFEMLGHTGYLIFGRKTSG; from the coding sequence ATGACCTTTCAGGAAGGCGAGACCGTATACCTCGTGGACAGGTCCGGGAAGAGGATCTGGCTGAAAGTATCCTATGAGATGCTGAAGATAGCGTCGCTCGGGACCGTTGACGGAGTAAGATTCAAGGACCTGGACGACGGGTCGCAGATGAGCATCGTCGGAAAGGACTACTTTGTGTTCAGGCCGGGCGCCGTCGAACTCATGGAATCTCTGGACAGAGGGGCGCAGATCATCACTCCGAAGGATGCGGCGACGATCATTTTCAATTGCGGAATAAGGTCCGGCGATACGGTGCTGGAGGTCGGCGCGGGGTCCGGAGGGCTGACAACCGCTCTTTTGAGCGCCGTAGCACCCGCCGGAACGGTCCATACGCTGGAATTCAAAGAGGAGAACGCAAAGCTTGCGCTTAAGAACGTGAAACGCACAGGGTTGGACAGATATTGGAAGTATACGATAGGCGACGCCAGATGCGCTAAGGTCGATATAACGGCCGATGTGCTCGTCATGGACATGCCGGACCCCTGGCTTGCTTTGAACAACCTCTGCGGGAACCTCAGGCCGGGAGGGCGCGTATGCTCATATGTTCCGAACATGAACCAGGCGGAGACGGCGGTCGCCGCCCTCAGGGAGAAAGGGTTCGCAGAGGTATACGCGCTGGAGAACATACAGCGCGGCCTGGAGGTCCATCCCGGAGGCGTAAGGCCGTCATTCGAAATGCTGGGACATACGGGATATCTTATCTTCGGAAGGAAGACATCAGGCTGA
- the purL gene encoding phosphoribosylformylglycinamidine synthase subunit PurL, whose translation MASIKLTVKRKAPFQLYDIKIRDAADSDLEKISKDLGLGLSLDEMKTVREHFVKEGRDATDIELQSLGQAWSEHCCYKSSKAVLKEFVFGIDHPDVMSRGDAGIMRFDGRHGYALRIESHNHPSAVEPYGGAATGVGGILRDVVCMGAEPVGIIDPFCIGEIDTEKKLPKGTIHPRELLERAVSGGKDYCNTLKVPTVSGAFFFDERYTGNCLINVGALGIVKNKELRNNFVGGPGETFILCGEPTGRDGIHGVNFASADFSAAAENKGAKHGVSPIPKRFVLAACLEANRAGLITGMKDLGGGGLSCVVGEMALGGKCGADVDLEKVPLREKGMAPWEAWVSETQERMMLAAKENDVERILKIFKKRNVPATVVGKSTDTQRTRIFWEGELIFDMDLEFLTGGPVYNRPYTEPKVSTKAEEKVPKLPSNNEVMTALLSDLNIASREWAIKQFRMKGKRTASGPDAGDGPGDASIITPVKDSNKGLAVAVGCNPWIVSADPYRGGMGCIDEACRNLVATGARPHAFTDCLNFGNPERPDRMGELRESVRGLGEVARHLGIPIPSGNVSLYNESSNGVCILPTPMVIGTGLIKDSRKAVTADLKGKNNLLFLVGETKDEMGGSLLFRKFGGAGGDAPGVDPANLKRLMSRMLTAMDKGLVKSCHDCSDGGFAVAMAEMCIAGGVGADIDLSKVKGTEMVKLYSESNTRWIVEIAKDDEAAFKKIFGRKAVRVGTTGGARLKIKEASVNLSVSDMRAVWKEPLGKIMNG comes from the coding sequence ATGGCTTCTATAAAACTTACAGTAAAACGCAAAGCTCCTTTCCAATTGTATGATATAAAAATAAGGGACGCCGCGGACAGCGACCTCGAGAAGATCTCGAAGGACCTGGGCCTGGGCCTTTCGCTTGACGAAATGAAGACCGTCAGAGAACACTTCGTCAAGGAAGGAAGAGACGCCACCGACATAGAACTGCAGTCTCTGGGACAGGCCTGGAGCGAGCACTGCTGCTACAAAAGTTCCAAGGCTGTCCTGAAGGAATTCGTCTTCGGCATCGACCATCCCGACGTAATGTCACGCGGCGACGCCGGGATAATGAGATTCGACGGGAGACACGGATACGCGCTGAGAATAGAGAGCCACAACCACCCTTCGGCCGTAGAGCCGTACGGAGGCGCCGCGACCGGCGTCGGAGGAATATTGAGAGACGTCGTGTGCATGGGCGCGGAACCTGTGGGCATCATCGATCCGTTCTGCATAGGCGAGATCGATACCGAGAAAAAATTACCAAAGGGAACCATACATCCCCGCGAGCTGCTCGAAAGGGCTGTCAGCGGAGGAAAGGACTACTGCAATACGCTGAAGGTGCCTACGGTCTCCGGCGCATTCTTCTTTGACGAAAGATACACCGGGAACTGCCTGATAAACGTCGGCGCGCTGGGCATCGTAAAGAACAAAGAGCTCAGGAACAACTTCGTCGGCGGCCCCGGAGAGACATTCATATTATGCGGCGAACCGACCGGACGGGACGGCATACACGGAGTGAACTTCGCATCCGCCGATTTTTCGGCGGCGGCGGAGAACAAAGGCGCCAAACACGGCGTGAGCCCGATACCGAAACGTTTCGTACTGGCCGCCTGCCTTGAAGCGAACAGGGCCGGCCTCATAACGGGGATGAAGGACCTCGGCGGCGGCGGACTGAGCTGCGTGGTCGGCGAGATGGCGCTGGGAGGAAAGTGCGGCGCCGACGTGGACCTTGAAAAGGTCCCGCTTAGGGAGAAGGGCATGGCCCCGTGGGAAGCCTGGGTATCGGAAACACAGGAGAGGATGATGCTCGCCGCGAAGGAAAACGACGTGGAGAGGATCCTTAAAATATTCAAGAAACGCAACGTTCCGGCGACGGTTGTCGGAAAGAGCACGGACACACAGCGCACAAGGATCTTCTGGGAGGGCGAGTTGATATTCGACATGGACCTGGAGTTCCTTACCGGCGGCCCTGTCTACAACAGGCCCTATACAGAACCAAAGGTGTCCACGAAAGCGGAAGAAAAAGTGCCAAAGCTGCCGTCCAACAATGAGGTCATGACCGCTTTGCTGTCCGACCTGAACATCGCTTCGAGGGAATGGGCGATCAAACAATTCCGGATGAAGGGTAAAAGGACCGCGTCGGGGCCCGATGCGGGGGACGGGCCGGGCGACGCAAGCATAATCACACCGGTAAAGGACTCTAACAAAGGCCTTGCCGTGGCCGTGGGCTGCAACCCATGGATCGTCTCTGCCGATCCGTACCGCGGAGGTATGGGGTGCATCGATGAGGCATGCCGCAACTTAGTGGCAACCGGAGCGAGACCCCATGCATTCACTGACTGTCTGAATTTCGGTAACCCCGAGAGACCGGACCGCATGGGAGAGCTCAGAGAATCCGTAAGGGGACTGGGAGAGGTCGCGCGTCATTTGGGGATCCCGATACCATCAGGCAACGTAAGCCTTTACAACGAATCATCCAACGGCGTCTGCATACTGCCGACCCCGATGGTCATCGGCACGGGATTGATCAAGGACAGCAGGAAGGCCGTCACTGCGGACCTTAAGGGGAAGAACAATCTGTTGTTCCTGGTCGGCGAGACCAAAGATGAGATGGGCGGCTCGCTGCTTTTCCGCAAGTTCGGAGGCGCGGGCGGCGATGCCCCCGGCGTAGACCCTGCCAACCTCAAGAGGCTTATGAGCAGGATGCTAACAGCTATGGACAAAGGATTGGTAAAAAGTTGTCACGACTGTTCTGACGGAGGGTTCGCTGTCGCCATGGCCGAGATGTGCATCGCCGGCGGCGTAGGCGCTGACATAGACCTTTCGAAGGTCAAAGGCACTGAGATGGTTAAGTTGTACTCTGAGAGCAACACAAGATGGATCGTCGAGATCGCTAAGGATGATGAGGCCGCGTTCAAAAAGATCTTCGGCAGGAAGGCTGTCCGCGTCGGAACGACCGGCGGCGCGCGTCTGAAGATCAAAGAGGCATCGGTCAATCTGTCCGTCAGTGATATGAGAGCCGTATGGAAGGAGCCGCTGGGAAAGATAATGAACGGCTGA
- a CDS encoding DUF120 domain-containing protein — MDSKYTFALRKIALLGGIEDYVVLSSRELGDALEMSQQSASKRILELLDEKLIIRDMGARKQRIKLTPKGIDEIKQEYSEYRRVFEVDDQINLRGVITDGMGEGGYYICQIGYMAQFEEKLGFKPYEGTLNIVIDREDVGKLDIIRSAPGETIYGFSSEGRSFGKVTAHKARIRSIECAVVMPERSHYDNVIEVVCQYHLRRTLSIGNGDHVEIKIKV; from the coding sequence GTGGACTCAAAATACACGTTCGCTTTAAGGAAGATCGCTCTGCTCGGCGGGATAGAGGACTATGTCGTCCTCTCTTCAAGAGAACTGGGCGATGCCTTGGAGATGAGTCAGCAATCCGCATCGAAAAGAATCTTGGAACTTTTGGACGAGAAACTGATCATAAGGGATATGGGCGCGAGAAAACAGCGCATAAAGCTTACTCCCAAGGGGATAGACGAGATCAAACAGGAATACAGCGAATACCGAAGGGTATTCGAGGTGGATGATCAGATCAACCTGCGCGGAGTAATCACCGACGGTATGGGGGAAGGCGGTTATTACATATGCCAGATCGGTTATATGGCCCAGTTCGAAGAGAAACTGGGATTCAAACCGTACGAAGGTACACTCAACATAGTGATCGACAGAGAGGATGTCGGTAAATTGGACATTATCCGAAGTGCACCCGGGGAGACCATATACGGCTTCTCAAGCGAAGGAAGATCATTCGGAAAAGTGACCGCGCACAAAGCGAGGATAAGAAGCATCGAGTGCGCGGTAGTTATGCCCGAAAGGTCGCATTACGATAATGTGATAGAGGTTGTCTGCCAGTACCATCTGAGAAGAACGCTCAGCATCGGGAACGGCGACCATGTTGAGATCAAGATAAAGGTATGA
- a CDS encoding DUF998 domain-containing protein → MKISKDHSVAFAWFGMIGVAAFIIAWVCAASIDTAWEFGVNKLSEFGISDTDASLYFNYGCMITGALVAVFGVGCAVYAKNMGRAVGGALLVLGGVALALVGVYTMNDGDLHSFAAVSAALLIFLAMIAFAAGNWIADKKIFAGIGIVLIFLLATMALVFDVAELEAYGIILVMMWFLAESVNMVLSSRKG, encoded by the coding sequence ATGAAAATCTCAAAGGACCATAGTGTCGCGTTCGCCTGGTTCGGAATGATCGGGGTTGCGGCATTCATCATCGCATGGGTCTGCGCAGCGTCTATCGATACCGCCTGGGAATTCGGCGTCAACAAACTCTCTGAATTCGGGATCTCGGACACGGACGCGAGCCTTTACTTCAACTACGGCTGCATGATCACAGGCGCACTTGTTGCTGTGTTCGGGGTCGGATGCGCCGTATACGCAAAGAATATGGGCCGCGCCGTCGGCGGCGCTCTCCTTGTTCTCGGCGGGGTTGCCCTTGCCCTTGTCGGCGTATACACGATGAACGATGGGGATCTGCACAGCTTCGCTGCGGTGTCCGCGGCGCTGCTCATATTCTTGGCAATGATCGCCTTTGCGGCAGGGAATTGGATCGCGGACAAGAAGATCTTCGCGGGAATAGGTATCGTCCTCATCTTCTTGCTGGCCACCATGGCATTGGTCTTCGATGTTGCAGAGCTTGAGGCATACGGCATAATACTGGTAATGATGTGGTTCCTTGCTGAAAGCGTGAATATGGTCCTTTCAAGCAGGAAGGGTTAA
- a CDS encoding MarR family transcriptional regulator, with translation MKYSKFQNSNESPGLLFWQASVLWQRKIKDALRPFDITHTQFVILAVTHELNEVNSCVTQNDISDFSMIDVMTVSKTLRLLEKKNLITRENHPTDTRAKRILNTIQGEEIIKTVNPIVEAVDNEFFFSDKETLAVFIGLLSQLKRRA, from the coding sequence ATGAAATACTCGAAATTCCAAAATTCTAATGAAAGTCCGGGGCTATTGTTCTGGCAAGCATCCGTCCTATGGCAAAGAAAAATAAAGGACGCGCTACGCCCATTCGACATTACCCACACACAGTTTGTAATTCTGGCCGTCACGCATGAATTAAATGAGGTTAATTCTTGTGTGACGCAGAATGACATCTCAGATTTTTCCATGATAGATGTTATGACGGTTTCAAAAACGTTGCGTCTATTAGAAAAGAAGAATCTTATCACAAGAGAAAACCACCCGACGGATACGAGAGCAAAGCGTATATTGAATACAATCCAAGGGGAGGAAATAATCAAAACCGTAAACCCGATTGTTGAAGCTGTAGACAATGAATTTTTCTTCAGTGATAAAGAAACACTTGCCGTTTTCATCGGTTTGCTTAGTCAGCTTAAAAGAAGGGCTTAA